In the genome of Fusarium fujikuroi IMI 58289 draft genome, chromosome FFUJ_chr02, one region contains:
- a CDS encoding related to putative tartrate transporter — protein MFFNWDKFLSPKPSLDVPALETVDLNDKEMEKRIVRKQDLRIMPWVCITYLLNYLDRVNLGNAKTLNNDSPEHNIVSQLDLTGQKYNIAVALFFVPYVLMEFPSNILLKYFSPSKWISRIMVSWGIVTICTAAVSTYGGLLAVRFMLGLAEAGFFPGIMMYLCFWYKPEERATRMAIFASSVAVAGAFGGILATGISFLNGKAGLAGWQWLFVLEGIPAVIVGVLVWFFLPDYPQTVSWLSPEERAFAVKRLGPYAPSMNDKHWDSKVTKDTVSDPFFWLFAVAYFFMANSLNAFGYFAPSIVSSLGFKGYKAQLLTVPPNVFAVFIIVGNCLHSDKTKERSKHVMGGLAFVATGYLLLAVVKHWGARYFAVCIIACTNAAVLPFVAHRTATVRGSTATALATGGMIAISNTGGITAPFLFPSSTGPMYSMGNWTVFAFLIVAACITGYVWYVFGAHSGYRTGDATETGHFEVLDVGDKDPNQVMDQAMENEKAKDKIKAIDMA, from the exons atgttcttcaacTGGGACAAGTTTCTCTCGCCAAAGCCGTCTCTGGACGTCCCTGCTCTAGAGACGGTCGATCTCAACGACaaagagatggagaagagaatcGTGAGGAAGCAAGATCTTCGAATCATGCCTTGGGTCTGCATAACATATCTCCTCA ACTACCTCGATCGTGTCAACCTCGGAAACGCAAAAACTCTCAACAATGACTCCCCAGAGCACAACATCGTCTCACAACTCGACCTCACCGGCCAAAAATACAACATCGCCGTCGCTCTATTCTTCGTACCCTACGTCCTCATGGAATTCCCCAGTAACATTCTCCTCAAGTACTTTTCGCCGAGTAAATGGATTTCTCGAATTATGGTGTCTTGGGGTATTGTCACCATCTGCACTGCTGCGGTCTCGACGTATGGTGGATTGTTGGCTGTGAGATTCATGCTTGGACTGGCTGAGGCTGGTTTCTTCCCTGG TATCATGATGTATCTTTGCTTTTGGTACAAGCCCGAGGAGAGAGCTACGCGAATGGCTATTTTTGCTTCGAGTGTTGCTGTTGCGGGTGCTTTTGGCGGAATTCTTGCTACGGGTATCTCATTCCTCAACGGAAAGGCTGGTCTGGCCGGATGGCAATG GCTCTTTGTGCTTGAGGGTATTCCCGCTGTCATCGTCGGAGTCTTGGTGTGGTTCTTTCTCCCTGACT ACCCCCAAACCGTCTCATGGCTCTCCCCCGAAGAACGCGCCTTCGCCGTCAAGCGTCTCGGCCCCTACGCCCCCTCCATGAACGACAAGCACTGGGACAGCAAAGTCACCAAGGACACCGTCTCCGACCCCTTCTTCTGGCTCTTCGCCGTCGCCTACTTCTTCATGGCCAACTCTCTCAACGCCTTCGGTTACTTCGCCCCCTCCATCGTCTCATCGCTCGGCTTCAAGGGCTACAAGGCTCAGCTCCTCACTGTCCCCCCTAATGTCTTTGCTGTCTTTATCATTGTGGGCAACTGCCTGCATAgtgacaagaccaaggagcGCTCGAAGCATGTCATGGGTGGTTTGGCGTTTGTTGCGACGGGTTATTTGCTCCTTGCTGTGGTTAAGCATTGGGGAGCGAGATATTTCGCTGTTTGCATTATTGCTTGTACGAACGCTGCTGTTCTTCCCTTCGTTGCT CACCGAACTGCCACCGTCCGAGGCTCAACTGCTACCGCGCTCGCAACAGGAGGAATGATCGCCATCTCGAACACGGGCGGCATCACAGCGCCTTTCCTCTTCCCATCCAGCACAGGACCCATGTACTCAATGGGTAACTGGACTGTCTTCGCATTCCTCATCGTTGCTGCTTGCATCACTGGCTACGTGTGGTATGTGTTTGGTGCTCACAGTGGTTACCGAACTGGCGATGCTACTGAGACTGGACACTTTGAGGTTCTGGATGTTGGTGACAAGGATCCCAACCAGGTCATGGACCAGGCTATGGAGaatgagaaggccaaggataAGATTAAGGCTATAGATATGGCTTAA
- a CDS encoding related to SPO7 protein produces MSDDVDSIVKGASAPTQGAKDVAGASPILPTTAKQGDPLHHTPSSPSMIYLNLLILEASLRAQFLELRARKRHHTFFLTLLSLWIAGFGYALFLAPREDGRGVGGSIYWAVEGAEKVCFMGGIITAILVWATGIWERGIRWPRRWFVISNRGLRGFNCKLIIIRRTWWAEALSTIGFFLTYGLFSHTASSSYRYVEPSLLREVEKELQITNDTHPTLILPHEDEEKGGHEEDLAPGGDYVKLLLLAKPFSATFRENWELYRTEYWEKENERRALLRQKVKERDSQLVKQQYGWLWWLPGRQPRRHEREKTPPRHIAVERERRRRGSSVRRASTSSTRTPTPIVEEEASVSRRPSSGSMSARRKRLSTSSKPKRPGTDSRSVTPDFPSPLARESSATHTPDSGPEGGKVLRSSSSRSTVGSKERD; encoded by the coding sequence ATGTCCGACGACGTCGATTCCATCGTCAAAGGCGCCTCAGCTCCTACGCAAGGAGCCAAAGATGTCGCCGGCGCGAGTCCCATCCTCCCCACCACCGCCAAACAAGGCGATCCGCTGCATCACACGCCGAGTTCACCGTCTATGATCTATCTCAACCTGTTGATCCTCGAAGCTTCACTGCGCGCGCAATTCCTCGAACTACGAGCTCGGAAGCGACACCATACTTTCTTCCTCACCCTGCTGTCACTATGGATCGCTGGTTTTGGATATGCTCTCTTTCTCGCACCCCGTGAAGACGGCCGTGGTGTAGGCGGTTCTATCTACTGGGCTGTTGAGGGTGCGGAGAAGGTCTGCTTCATGGGCGGCATCATCACCGCCATACTCGTCTGGGCGACTGGGATCTGGGAGCGTGGGATTCGCTGGCCAAGACGATGGTTCGTCATTTCGAATAGAGGACTACGGGGCTTCAACTGCAAGCTGATCATAATACGACGGACGTGGTGGGCCGAAGCACTCTCTACAATTGGATTCTTCTTGACGTACGGACTCTTTTCACACACGGCTAGTTCATCATATCGATACGTCGAGCCGAGTCTCTTGCGAGAGGTGGAGAAGGAGCTCCAGATCACGAACGATACACACCCGACGCTGATACTGCCCcacgaagatgaggagaagggcGGTCACGAGGAGGATCTAGCGCCTGGCGGCGACTACGTCAAGCTGCTCCTCCTAGCAAAGCCCTTCTCTGCTACGTTCCGCGAGAACTGGGAGCTATACAGGACGGAATACtgggagaaggagaatgagCGCCGAGCCCTGCTGCGGCAAAAAGTCAAAGAGCGCGATAGCCAACTCGTCAAGCAACAATACGGCTGGCTATGGTGGCTCCCCGGGCGACAACCGCGCCGCCATGAGCGTGAGAAGACACCACCGCGCCACATCGCCGTCGAGCGCGAACGGCGTCGTCGCGGAAGCAGTGTGCGGCGCGCAtccacaagctcaacacGAACTCCTACGCCTatcgttgaagaagaggcttctGTTAGTAGACGGCCCAGCAGCGGATCTATGTCAGCGCGGCGCAAGAGGCTGTCGACGAGCTCGAAGCCGAAGAGACCCGGGACAGATTCGAGGTCTGTCACGCCGGATTTCCCGTCGCCGTTGGCGAGGGAGAGTAGTGCGACGCATACACCTGATTCTGGACCTGAGGGGGGTAAGGTTTTGAGGAGTTCGAGTTCGAGATCGACTGTTGGGTCGAAGGAGCGGGATTAG